Proteins found in one Quercus robur chromosome 2, dhQueRobu3.1, whole genome shotgun sequence genomic segment:
- the LOC126713646 gene encoding uncharacterized protein LOC126713646, with amino-acid sequence MWSFASNCIAGNIGLKNDSINQTQAASECSDDEASSIASREEGLECPICWESFNIVENVPYVLWCGHTLCKNCILGLQWAVVKFPTLPIQLPLFISCPWCNLLSFRLVYRGNLKFPRKNYFLLWMVESMHGDRVKSHSSFTRDQQSLWPTNGNLPMGGQVSNGNLRRGQYIRHPEPPGSHHDHGRLSNYLSVETLHSSLRKSLIFFVHLTAKFPLVVIFLLIVLYAIPASAAILALYILVTVLFALPSFLVLYFAYPSLDWLVREIIT; translated from the coding sequence ATGTGGAGTTTTGCATCCAATTGCATAGCTGGAAATATTGGACTGAAAAATGACTCTATTAACCAAACCCAAGCTGCTTCTGAATGCTCTGATGATGAGGCTTCTTCTATTGCTAGCAGAGAGGAAGGACTAGAGTGCCCAATATGCTGGGAATCCTTTAACATCGTTGAAAATGTACCGTATGTCTTATGGTGTGGCCATACCCTTTGTAAAAATTGCATTCTGGGACTGCAATGGGCTGTTGTGAAATTTCCCACTCTACCAATTCAGCTTCCACTCTTTATCTCCTGCCCATGGTGCAATCTCTTATCCTTCCGTCTGGTTTACAGGGGAAATCTCAAGTTTCCTCGCAAGAATTACTTTCTTCTCTGGATGGTTGAGAGCATGCATGGTGACAGAGTGAAGTCTCATTCTTCCTTCACTAGGGATCAACAATCACTCTGGCCTACAAATGGAAATTTGCCAATGGGAGGTCAAGTAAGCAATGGTAACCTCAGGAGGGGACAATATATTCGTCATCCTGAGCCACCAGGATCCCACCATGACCATGGTCGTCTCAGTAATTATCTCAGTGTGGAGACGTTACACTCTTCCCTTCGGAAGTCGCTGATTTTCTTTGTTCATTTGACGGCTAAATTCCCATTGGTTGTTATATTTCTTCTGATCGTCCTCTATGCAATACCTGCTAGTGCAGCCATCTTGGCTTTGTACATACTTGTCACAGTTCTGTTTGCTCTCCCGTCATTTCTCGTTCTGTACTTTGCATATCCTAGTCTGGATTGGCTTGTGAGAGAAATCATCACTTGA